The sequence GCCAGCCCAGAAGATTCAGTGTGGAGCTGTGCCAAAGCTCTACTCCACAGTGGATTTTGGTGGTTCAGATCTGTTTTTTAGagctggagctttgccaaacAGCACCTTTTTGTGTGTGTTGGAGGGGGTGGGCAGTTAGCTCTTCTGTCTATTTTCCAaacatgttttttcttttcttgaaCTCAATTGTTAATGAGTTAATCCTGTTTCTTCTAACAGTAACTTTAATCAAAAAAGGTGGCTGCAAAATCAGAgttgaaaaaagagaagaaaaaaacACCATCGAACTCCTAAATAGGGGTCAAATCACCTGAGTACCTGACCATTGTCCCTTTTATTTTTTTAATGTTTTAGTGCAAGTATCATGTTTGAAGGACTTGCATCTAAAGCACGGCCTTTCAGCTGCATTCTTTATCCATGTGCTGTGTTTCCATCTTTGAAGGTGTTGTTTCTTTTCACTTGGTTGCACTTGATTTACATGGATTGCATTCGGTAAGTTGCATCTTCTTAGTTCCAAATGATTGTATTATCATGTGGGTTGCATTTATTTTCACGGGTTCATTTGCGTGCAAAATGCAGAGCTATATGTTGCATTTCAGCTAGCTACAGTAACGGAAATTATGGTAGCATTGTTAGAGGTGGTGTTTCATTTTCCCTTTTATTTGAGTGTTTTTTTTCCATGATGTAACTTGCTTACTGTGCAGATTGTATTGTGTTTTCCAACCTTCCTGATGATGCCTTTTAGTGAGTAAAGTTACCCATTAAAATCTCTGTCAACTCTTCTGTGATCCTAATTTAAGCTGTGCGGGCATATGCTGCAATAATCCATAAACGAGATGCCACCTTCCAACTTATTGATGTACCTTGGAGCTTGTAGCCTTTGGAAACATAGAAATAAGTGTGTTTTTTATGGAGCTCGGCCATGCCTTGCTACCCTAGAGGATGGGTTCAGAGATGAGCTGCAGCTATGGTTTTTAGCAGGTGCCAAGAACATGCACACTTAAATGAGGGGTTTAGTCTATTAGTGTGATGTGGTGTTTGTGTATGTCCTGTGTGTGTTTTTTAAAATTTTTTCTTGTATGTTTTGGGCCCTAGGTCTTCTTCTCTCattttaatataatgatacacagCTCTCTTGCATATTCGAGAGAAAAAAACTTATTGATGTACCTGACTGATATGTGGGTTCTCTTATGATCTCGAGTATGTGATGAATTATTTATGTGGTTAATTTTTTTCTAAATGTTCCAGATATTAGTGAGCTCAACCTGCCGAAGACCACATCAATTTCTTTTCCCAATGGCAAGGATGATCTGATGAATTTTGAGATCACCATCCGACCTGATGAAGGATATTACATGTAAGTGCCACTCTTGAGGGTAGTTGCTATGCTGCACAAAGCATAATTAAGGGAGCCTTTTCCAACTGCAATAATATGTATGTTGTGGTTCTAGTGGAAAGGTTATCAATTTAGTGTATCCAAAAATAGTTTAGAAGTTATTGCTATGATCAGATGCCAGCTTTGTGAGTTTTCTTAGCCTTCCCCAATTTAATATACTGTCTTTTTTAGGGGAGGCGCTTTCGTTTTCACCTTTCAAGTGTCCCCATCTTATCCTCATGATCCTCCGAAGGTCAAATGCAAGACCAAGGTATAAGGCAGTATTCTTTACATCTATGGTTCTTTCTGATTATCCACTAAATTACATTTCTTCTAAAGTGATTAAATACTTAGCTGTTATAAACATGCATTCAGGTGTACCATCCAAATATTGATTTGGAAGGCAATGTCTGTCTGAACATTCTGCGTGAAGATTGGAAGCCTGTTCTCAACATCAACACCGTTATTTATGGCCTGAATCTTCTTTTTACGGTATTTCAGCTATCTTGTTTCCCCAATTGTTGAAATAATACATTTAGAAATTGGGAAGATGAAAGAATAGTGTTTGCATTTTTGCATGCATTGTTGTCATCCGATTACTTTATTTCATGGACTATGCTGTTCGAGAGTTGCTGTTTAAAGAAGTAACCACTATTGTGCTCGCAAGGATGTTACCTCCAAAATAGACATACCAATCTGAGCAATACCTAATAGGTTCTGTTACTGGTAAAACTGAATTTCATCCTTAAAAGATTCTCATGAAAGATGAGTTGAAGGGTGCTTCTAACTATGTTAATGAATATTTTTGCTCTTAGGTCTTGATTGGATAGCGTAGTATTAAGAAACCATGAAATTGGTAGATTGAAGTTTTAGAACCCATAGACGTGCAAAACCATGGTTTAGAAAAAAAATGTCTAGAGTGGATTTTTTTTAATCCAAATAGGCTACAGATTTAGCTATACTATGGTTTTCAAAACTGCAAAGTTTGTTGCATCCCATGTTTTATTATCATTGACCAGTCTACTGTTTTGTCCACGTGTATAAGCAAAACTACTTGGAACTTGCATTCGTGACAGTTTAAATTGTAAGTTTGGTTCTGAACCTTGTTTTCGAGGACAGCATATTTAATACTATGGTTTGGTTGGAAAAGCATCTAAATAAAATCAACCTTATCTAATGTTTATCCTTCTTTGTGAATTATCGAATGTTTACATACATTGTTACCTGCAGCAACCAAACGACGAGGATCCTTTGAACCACGAAGCTGCAGCTGTCCTCCGTGGCAACCCAAAGATGTTTGAGGCAAATGTGAAAAGAGCCATGACCGGAGGCTACGTAGGCCAACACTATTTCCAAAGATGCTTGGCTTGATGTGATGGCTTCAAGCCAGCGGGCCCATGTATCAGCACCAGCGCGCCCAGGTTTGGAGGATTTTTGTGGATTTAGGGCGCTTCTGGAAGCAAAGGTCAAATCGGTCGTTGTTGATAATGTGATGTACTCCCTCAGTTCTTTTTATTTTTcatgttttagtataaaaatgaACTAACAAACGACAAATATTCGATAACGAGGTAGTATCTGTTTGCCCTGTGACGTGTTTAAAACCGGTGAATTTGGGGATATGGTGGTGTCACAAGGGAAAATGCTTCTCCAATTATATCACTCGATAAATACTAAACGAGAAATGGGAACTGGATTGTAAAGAAGATCGCTTCTTTTCCAGAAAAAACAAAATTGAGGTGGTATCTTTGATTTTGTACTCGGCTGTCTTCAATGTCCGATCTTCCAGGTAAACACCCTCTATTTCAAACGTTTCGATTTTTTGTAAGTTTTTAGTCTGATGTGCATTTATTTTAAATTATAAGGTATATTGATTTTTAGATTCATAGTTTTTTTACTATGCATCTAAATATGTATTATGCTTCTTAAAAATTATAAGATATTTTAACTTTTCTTGATTTGTAGTTTTTTTCTATCTAGATATGTGATAAAGACTATGAATCAAAATATTAAAACGTCTGTAAAAAACGACCGTAAGGAAAAGACCGTCCCTTTCGGTATTTCTAGACTGGCATTCGTGACGCACACGACACCCAGATTAGATCTTGTTCGAGAAAACCTCCAGACTCTAGCTCCTTATTAGCAACGGGTTGTCACTGTCCACTCTGGAAGTGGGCACAGCACATCCCTACGCTACAGTAACAATTTATGAATCAGTTTAATTTGATCCCCTTCCTCCACATATGTTAAGATTTTTCCGGTTTATGGTTGTTATCAAACTATAAGTATTTGTGTTCTTTTATAATAGATTAAAGTCTGTCTAGAActtatagatccaatagttagttACTAAAGCTAGTTACAGAGGTTCCAAACACCactggctaatactctctccgtcTCAGTATATAAGGCGTAACCACATCTGATTCAAAGATCAAGAAATACATTTAATTGTCTCTATACCATTGCATCGATATACGTATGCATAGAGAGAGCACACCTTATATTGTGGGACAAGAATAAAAAGTGATTACACCTTATATCCTAGGACGGAGAGAGTACTCAGCTAATTGTTAGCTAACAAATTTGTTAGCTAACTAACCATTAACACAAGATGTTCCAAATAGGGCCTAAGTTGAAAGCAAAATGACTACGATGCTTCTCAATCAATCACTAATAGTGTGTTTGGTTGCAATAACATGATGAGATGTGACCATCTCTTGGATAAGGTTGTTTGGTTTAGTGTCAGTGGTTGGGACAGTACTATCTCATTGCTGCCTCTAGCTGTTCGTCAAAATTTAACGGACGAGAGGGGACGTGGCTGTTCCCGGCTATCCCAGCTGTCCtgcaaccaaacacatcctaaGATTACTGTAATACTCAAAAGAGCAATAATGAGAATTGAGATAATCTCAATAGTTTGTGACCTCTACTTATCATTACATGTGATCAACCCTAGTTCAAAATTTGATAATTAAAACAAAGAACACATAAATaacttgtgcatcatgctgaagtttatttgattgtgcatttgtggataTAAAAATAAATGTATCAATAATAATGTATTAATGCGCCCACAACATCCAAGCCCTAATTTGAAAACAAAACCATGAAAATGGAGAAGGAGAGAAAGAAATATCATATAATACAAATGAATTTATAAACATATAACTTCATCACATTTTGGTAAAACCAAGTGGAACAATTAGACTGAGTACAAACGTGCCACAAAGTTGGATTTAAATTGAggttttgaatttggaatttaaaaCAAATAGAGAACAAAACAGGAAACTAGAAATAAAAAAACACAGAAAAGAAAACACAAACCGCGTGTGGGTTGATTTCGCTCCAGCCCATTATTCCCACCACGCGGCCCATTCTGTCCTCCCCTTTTCTCTGCACATTAAGTCCCTGGCGGGTGGGTCCCCTGTGTCAGCCACGCCAGCATCTCACTCGCCCGCGCGCTCTCAACCGAAGTCGTGTCTCTGCCCAGCTGACCCCCTTGGCAGTTACTCGTGTGCGCTTGGTCACTGACCGGTGGGCCATGCATGTCAGCTCCACCTCTTCCACCAAATCCCCAACAGAACGCTCCGAAATCCTCTCAACGCCGTCCGCGGATTCCGGCTTGGCTTTGTGCCCACGCCTCTGGGTTATAAGCCGAGCACCCATGACCTCCCATCCTCCTCGCGACTTCGTTAGGCACTTTAGCCAAGATCGGGGATGGGGACACCTCGTTGTCGTGCGGGATCCATGGCGGATCGTTGTCGCCAGCGACTCTGTGCAAGTACCGATGACAGGGCACCCAtgaccatccagggagcttcgttCCGTCCTGGAAATGGCGTCGATAGTCTCTGGTGGCGCTGGTGGCCTCGCTGGTATGCGTCGCGCGTAGGGTAGACGCGCGGTGGAGGCTCCGGGCCTGGGAAGCTCCGTCGCCATGGTCGGACCACGCGCTATGCGTCGTGGAAGGCTTGTGGAACGTCTCGGCTAGTCTTCGGGTCATGCCGAAGTCGATTGAAGCTCGTAATCGCTGTGCGGGTGGCGGTGGCTGCCGGGATTTCTCGTCGTACTTCTTGCTCCGCCACTGCGCTGCGCTCGGCCGTGGGCAGGGCTCGGGGCTGCAAAACACTCGGTGAGAACTCCCTCGTCCAGATCGACTCATCCCTCTATACGTTTAGGACACGCCCGTGTAGGACCTCACCCACGTGTGCGCCGGTCCGCCTACTCGCCGGCATTGCGCCACCGTGGAGCAGGGCACCGTCGCCTGTTGCGCCATCGGATGGGGATGATGGTCCCGTGGCCGTTCATTCGGTGATGGACGATAAAGATTAGAAGCCAGGAATCGGTTTGGACACGTCCGCTTGAGACCATCGATTAGAGATCCGATGGTAGAGATCGGATCTGTACATCGTAAAACCTTGGTCGTTGATAACTCTCTGGACGGCTCAGATTAGATTTAGATCTCATAAAACCGTTGCCGTCGATCTCTGATCCAGCGATCCTGGGCGCGTACCGCCGTACCGATCCGTTTTGGTTCGGATTTAATCTGGTGCGCTCACATCTAATCCAACGGTCGAGATCTGATGATACCCGTTCGCATGGCTAAACTACAAAAGAGACCCTCTGTTTTTGTAAAACTAACCCGTGGTCCAGACCAGAGGCGCGCTGTGTCTTGGCGATCTTGCGGGTTAGTCCCTGTATTTCCTGGTTATTGAGGCGCAGTCCAAGGGAAATAAAAATAGAGAAATTAAATATGGAAATCAATTTTTAATGCAAAagaaattccagaaacttgtataattcgtaTAAAATCCATTTTTATCCAAACTGAGTCAttccagagacattaattttgttttaatattcttTATCACTTAGTAAATTTGTCTAGCCATGAAACATAAATTAAAAATTAGTCACATGAATTATGTTGTTCTAAGTACTTaataactttagaaattcataactaaataaatataactccaaatttaatgattccagttcctataattttgtaatagtgttgtttattacatagcacctctgttttaatatgaaaatggtattaaaatttatttcttaactaatctcgtatcaaatacataaaaccttaggaaattcgtaactCCTccgtttaactccgatttgatccgttcgagTTGCGTTAGGCTCGTAGCAAcgagtagatcattattatttagtttgtacttatgtttggtgtgatgttaattttatctataccatgtttgtttgtattgctacgactagcagcgaggtttcgagtcacctgaagatcaccctggtaactggatctcaagtgccaggcaagttgtgcccttgattcacttttgttacccaataatgttccttataatcatttaccatgcataggtttaatttttatgggacccgataggtcaccctagattgttcatctcattaccttgtttacccctgaatcacttgggtagttctgctactgctttacatggttttgggttaatatttcattatatccatgttccagttattttgttattctatttatgttcatgtcaagatcattatattattgttaattggaacatggagcttaacttgagaaacacgtgccaccacaagggaggaatgggaccccttggctgactaattaggaaagctagtggaagactaccttacccgaaaggggcaagggcagtaggggagtggtcagtgtagggaggtccttggttgattttgctgcgatggcggtcagacaagaaccctgcattggaacttcctataaactgtagcgggttttcggaagctagtggaactttgtaaaggcctcgtagtggatccctagccattcaccttggtagtgtctaagggcctagctaaccctggcgacatgggaaacacgacttgtgggtaaagggtacaacctctgcagagtgtaaaactggtatactagccgagctcacggtcatgagcggctcaggactctccgatgattaaattatggaacctaaactcaatttgtcatttgcatttgcatgcgatttgttattaattttgttctattattttattatggtttggtatttacttacacttagtatctgctaataaaatattgaccaactacataaaagcaatgctcagttttaacctctattgttgatcagccttacacttcatgaactcccacctctgtgagttcatgccacattattccccacaacttgttgagcgatgaacatgtgtgagctcacccttgctgtctcacacccccccataggagaagagcaggtggttcaggaggagccacaaggcgaggagttcgatctgatctaggtggcgtttctcggtTGATATTGGCgtcgacgatccttagtttgtgtTATATTTACCTttcattttgtaagacttccgctatgtattaAATACTTTGAttgttatgacatttatctctatacactctgttattatatgtgttgtcctctttggcgcatgtatgagatgcatctggctttgttccttaaagccgggtgtgacaattaCAAAGGCAATTAGCGCTTATCTTTCTTTTTACATGCCATGGACTAATTAAAATTTTTAAACCAACATTACGTCGACGCTAGAAGCATGATTGCTAGAAAAAAAACAAATTTGCAGCCAAACACAATCAATATAATGGTGAGGGTCGTGTGGTGGACTTTTCAATAGGTATCtgaaaatcgcctagaggggagggtgaataggtaaatctgaaatttataaactttaagcacaactacaagccgaggttagcgttagaaataaagtcagaGTCCGAAAGagggggcgaaaacaaatcaaccaaagaaatagagaggatgacatggtgatttgttttatcgaggttcggcccTTGAAggtctagtccccgttgaggtggtcacaaagacagggtctctttcaactctttccctctctcaaacggtcacctagaccgagtgagcttttctccttaatcaaacgggtcacttagacccctacaaggaccaccacaacttggtgtctcttgctttgattacaagtgtcttgagaacaataaagaggaagaagaaaagcaatccaagcgcaagagctcaaagaacacgagcaaaactctcttctagttactaattgctttgagtggaattgggacttagagaggctttgattcaatctaattgtgtcttgtattgaatgcactagctcttgtattgagtgagatatctgaaaaacttggatgccttgaagtgtggtggttgggggtatttatagccccaaccaccaaagtggccgttggggatgactgttgtcgatgggcgcaccgaacagtccggtgcgccaccggacactgtccggtgcgccagccacgtcacccaactgttagggttcgaccgttggagcttctgacagctgggccaccggaaagtcactgttcactgtccggtgcgccttctggcgctgctctgattcTGCGCGCGTagacgcgcactgttcactgttcactgttgcttttgcagacgaccgttggcgctgtagccgttactccgcatggcacaccgaacagtccggtgctacaccggacagtccggtgaattatagtggagtggcatttccagaaacccgaaggtgacaagtttgagttgattcaccctattgcaccgaacagtccggtgcataagaccagggcagccttcggtttcttttgctcctttcattttgaaccctaacttgttctttttattggtttgtgttgaacctttggcacctgtagaatgtataatctagagcaaactagttagtccaattatttgtgttgggcaattcaaccaccaaaatcatttaggaaaaggtttgaccctatttccctttcaatctcccctttttggtgattgatgccaacacaaaccaaagcaaatatataagtgcataattgaactagtttgcataaggtaagtgcaaaggatgCTTGAAATttaaaccaatttaaactttcataagatatgcatggattgctttctttcttttaacattttggaccacatttgcaccacttgttttgtttttgcaaattcttttggaaattcttttcaaagtctttttgcaaatagtcaaaggtatatgagtaagatttcgagaagcatttttaagattttgaaatctccccctgtttcaaatgcttttcctttgactaaacaaaactcccccataatgaaattcttctcttagtgttcaagagggttttaccaattgagatagaattttcaaagataccaattgaaaaacatttaaaaacttaaacttgtttcgaaaaattttgaaattggcgtggtggtgcggtccttttgctttgggctaatactctctccccctttggcattaatcgccaaaaacggagtccttagagtgaaatatgagcccttttgaaattctctccccctttggtaaacaatatatgagtgaaggattataccaaagtgaagagcggtgcggagtgacggcgaagggtaaataatacgatggagtggagtggaagccttgtcttcgccgaatactccatttccctttcaattctatgactaagcataagaatacacttgaaaacacattagtcatagacataaaagagatatgatcaaaagtatataaatgagctatgtgtgcaaagtgtcaatcaaagttccgagaatcaagaatgtttagcgcattcctaagtttggtaaaggttttctcatctaatggtttggtaaagatatcggctaattgttttttggtgttaatataggctatctcgatacccccctttgttggtggtctctcaaaaagtgataccgaatggctatgtgcttagtgcggctgtgttcaacgggattatccgccatgcggattgcactctcattatcacataggagagggactttgctaaatttgtagccacagccctaagggtttgtctcatccaaagtaattacgcgcaacaatggcctgcggcaatatactcggcttcggcggtagaaagagctactgagttttgtttctttgaagcccaagacaccagggatcttcctaagaactgacaagtccctgatgcgctcttcctatcaattttacactctgcccaatcagcatctgaatatcctatcaaatcaaaagaggatcccttcgggtaccaaagaccaaacttaggagtataaactaaatatctcaagattcgcttcacggccctaaggtgaacttccttaggatcggcttggaaccttgcacacatacatacggaaaacataatattcggtcgagatgcacataaatagagtagagatcctatcatcgaccggtataccttttgatctacggatttacctcccgtgtcaaggtcgagatgccaattggttcccatgggtgtcttgatgggcttggcatccttcattccaaacttggtgagtatgtcttgaatgtactttgtttggcagaTAAAGGTGCCCTTttagagttgcttgacttgaaatcctaggaaatacttcaactcccccatcatcgacatctcgaatttttgaatcatgatcctactaaattcttcacaagtagatttgttactagacccaaatataatatcatccacataaatttggcatataaacaaatcttttgcaatagttttagtaaagagagtaggatcggcttttccgactttgaaggcattagtgataagaaaatctcgaaggcattcataccatgctcttgggccttgcttgagcctataaagcgcctttgagagtttgtaaacatggttagggtactcactatcttcaaagccgggaggtttctcaacatagacctcttccttgattggtccattgaggaaggcactcttcacgtccatttgatagagcttaaagtcatggtaagtagcataggcaactaatatgcgaattgactcaagcctagctacgggtgcataagtttcaccgaaatccaaaccttcgacttgtgaataacccttggccacaagtcgtgctttgtttcttatcaccacaccatgctcatcttgcttgttgcggaatacccacttggtacctacaacattttgattaggacatggaactaaatgatgtacctcattcctcgtgaagtttgaaagtcgcctagaggggggtgaatagggcaaatctgaaatttacaaacttaagcacaactacaagccgaggttagcgttagaaatataaacaagtccgagagagagggtgaaaacaaatcacaagcaaacaaagaatgagacacggtgatttgttttaccgaggttcggttcttgcaaacctactccccgttgaggtggtcacaaagactgggtctctttcaacccttttcctctctcaaacggtcacttagaccgagcgaGCTTCTctactcaatcaaacgggacactaagtccccgcaaggaccaccacacaattggtgtctcttgcctcggttacaattgagttgatcacaagaaagaatgaagaagaaaaagcaatccaagtgcaagagctcaaatgaacacaagtcactctctcactagtcactatttgattggaatgatctttggacttgagagaggatttgatctctttggtgtgtcttgtattaaatgctatagctctt is a genomic window of Zea mays cultivar B73 chromosome 5, Zm-B73-REFERENCE-NAM-5.0, whole genome shotgun sequence containing:
- the LOC542170 gene encoding putative ubiquitin-conjugating enzyme family isoform X1; the encoded protein is MINLFKIKGQKKDEAASATGKAPVKKQSAGELRLHKDISELNLPKTTSISFPNGKDDLMNFEITIRPDEGYYMGGAFVFTFQVSPSYPHDPPKVKCKTKVYHPNIDLEGNVCLNILREDWKPVLNINTVIYGLNLLFTQPNDEDPLNHEAAAVLRGNPKMFEANVKRAMTGGYVGQHYFQRCLA
- the LOC542170 gene encoding putative ubiquitin-conjugating enzyme family isoform X2, producing the protein MLVAASGIFTSEDISELNLPKTTSISFPNGKDDLMNFEITIRPDEGYYMGGAFVFTFQVSPSYPHDPPKVKCKTKVYHPNIDLEGNVCLNILREDWKPVLNINTVIYGLNLLFTQPNDEDPLNHEAAAVLRGNPKMFEANVKRAMTGGYVGQHYFQRCLA